The Thermodesulfobium sp. 4217-1 genome has a segment encoding these proteins:
- a CDS encoding polyprenyl synthetase family protein, producing the protein MVYSIASGGKRIRPIFLINVLSNYNYETIAGLSEAVLSLELMHCASLIHDDLPAIDNDDFRRGKLTLHKKYGEGEAILTGDALQIMSFDILSNISNKEIAIELVKVLSSKSGIRGMIGGQILDISKIENFEQMYNIMILKTAALFEASLMMGGIIGKLSDNQIKSLENFGRDVGLLFQILDDEKDLESDQGANIFKYATRNDIENLKIKLIESIILCMNKNFDDRFFDRFKWLFVNKLGFSGDIFG; encoded by the coding sequence ATAGTATACAGCATTGCAAGTGGCGGAAAGAGAATAAGACCTATTTTTCTAATTAATGTTCTGTCAAATTACAATTATGAAACCATAGCTGGTCTTAGTGAGGCTGTTTTATCATTGGAGTTAATGCACTGCGCCTCTCTGATACACGATGATCTGCCTGCCATTGACAATGATGATTTTAGACGTGGCAAGTTAACTTTACATAAAAAATATGGCGAGGGTGAAGCAATCTTGACTGGAGATGCGTTACAAATAATGTCATTTGATATATTATCTAATATATCAAATAAGGAAATTGCTATAGAGTTGGTTAAGGTATTATCGTCGAAATCTGGTATCAGAGGTATGATTGGCGGACAAATTTTAGATATATCAAAAATTGAAAATTTTGAACAAATGTACAATATAATGATCCTTAAAACAGCAGCCTTATTTGAAGCGAGCCTTATGATGGGAGGCATCATTGGAAAACTTTCAGATAATCAGATAAAAAGTTTAGAAAATTTTGGAAGAGATGTAGGCTTGCTTTTCCAGATATTGGACGACGAAAAAGACTTAGAAAGCGATCAGGGCGCAAACATATTTAAATATGCCACCAGGAATGATATAGAAAATTTAAAAATAAAGCTTATTGAATCTATAATATTATGTATGAATAAAAATTTTGATGATAGGTTCTTTGATAGATTCAAATGGTTGTTTGTAAATAAATTAGGTTTTAGTGGAGATATATTTGGATGA
- a CDS encoding divergent PAP2 family protein gives MDEFLSNKLIWIPFTASLLAQVLKMFYYWKKNHKVNLRHLTEAGGMPSSHSALVSSLATVIGIKEGLDSSLFAISIIFAFIVMYDAAGVRQAAGKQAKVLNKIINELSHKYYFREEHLRELIGHTPVEVIAGCFLGILVSLILMKY, from the coding sequence TTGGATGAATTTTTATCAAACAAATTAATATGGATACCATTTACAGCTAGCCTTTTAGCTCAAGTTCTTAAGATGTTCTATTATTGGAAGAAGAACCACAAAGTAAATCTTAGACATCTTACAGAGGCTGGAGGGATGCCATCCTCTCACAGCGCACTTGTAAGCTCTCTGGCTACAGTTATAGGCATAAAAGAAGGCTTAGATAGCTCATTATTTGCAATAAGTATTATTTTTGCTTTCATAGTAATGTATGATGCTGCAGGAGTAAGGCAGGCAGCAGGAAAACAGGCAAAGGTCTTAAACAAAATAATAAACGAGCTCAGTCATAAATATTATTTTAGAGAAGAACATCTTAGAGAACTTATAGGTCATACCCCAGTTGAAGTTATCGCTGGTTGTTTCTTGGGAATACTTGTTAGTCTGATATTAATGAAATATTGA
- the dxs gene encoding 1-deoxy-D-xylulose-5-phosphate synthase, whose protein sequence is MDIEILNKLENPKQIASLSIDEKRKLAKEIRKTIIKTVSKNGGHLSSNLGVVELTIALLSKLDLTKDFIVFDVGHQIYPYKLMTNRFERFSTLRQYNGISGFPKREESPYDFFGTGHAGTSISAGLGACIGKEILNKEGKVVAVIGDGAMTCGMALEAFNYLGHTKSDLTVILNHNEMSISPNVGALSKTLLELRTHTLYKNFKSTIETLSNRLPNGKTFLDFALRFRDAFKEVLIGKCFFEELGINYYGPIDGHNINLLEFTIERTLNHPGPKVLHVVTKKGYGYKMSEENPTFFHSAPKFEISTGKPFEKKISFTKIFSDTIVEIAKKDKNVVAITAAMPDGTGLTKFANEFPDRFFDVGIAEQFAATFAAGLSTQGLKPVVAIYSTFLQRAYDQLIHDVALQNLPITFVLDRAGLCGPDGPTHHGAFDLSFLLPIPNLHILVPSDEIDLQNMLNYSVKLNAPAVIRYPKGEIVGKRQSAPSNFDEPEFINRGNKIAILAIGPIVWKCIKIIEENNLTNEVSIVAFKKIKPWTEKTFETFEKILKSHTKIFTVEENSAIGGFGSYCLLMASRSGQAEKFSDILGFPDYFMPHGDNNSIMKQIKMSDDDILKTINRLLVDRT, encoded by the coding sequence TTGGATATTGAGATTTTAAATAAATTAGAAAATCCGAAACAAATTGCAAGCTTAAGTATAGATGAAAAGAGAAAATTAGCCAAAGAAATTAGAAAAACAATTATCAAAACTGTCAGCAAAAATGGCGGTCATCTATCTTCAAATCTTGGAGTAGTGGAGCTGACTATCGCACTGCTTTCAAAATTAGACCTGACAAAGGACTTTATTGTTTTTGATGTTGGACACCAAATATACCCTTATAAATTAATGACCAACAGATTCGAAAGATTTTCAACCCTAAGACAATACAATGGAATAAGCGGCTTTCCAAAAAGAGAAGAGAGTCCTTATGATTTCTTTGGAACAGGGCATGCTGGAACTTCTATATCAGCTGGTTTAGGCGCATGTATCGGCAAAGAGATATTAAATAAAGAAGGCAAAGTAGTGGCAGTAATTGGCGATGGAGCGATGACCTGCGGGATGGCGCTTGAGGCATTCAATTATCTTGGACACACAAAATCAGATCTAACAGTAATATTAAATCATAATGAAATGTCAATCTCACCAAATGTGGGCGCACTATCCAAAACCTTATTAGAGCTTAGAACCCACACCTTATATAAAAATTTCAAGTCAACCATAGAAACTCTTAGCAATAGACTGCCAAACGGAAAAACCTTTTTAGATTTTGCTCTCAGATTTAGGGATGCTTTTAAAGAAGTGCTTATAGGAAAATGCTTTTTCGAAGAGCTCGGCATAAACTATTACGGCCCTATTGATGGACATAACATAAATCTTTTAGAGTTTACAATTGAGAGGACTTTGAATCATCCAGGGCCAAAGGTATTACACGTAGTCACTAAAAAGGGTTATGGATACAAAATGTCAGAAGAAAATCCAACCTTTTTTCACAGTGCTCCAAAATTCGAAATTTCTACTGGAAAACCATTTGAAAAAAAGATATCTTTTACAAAAATATTCTCTGACACAATAGTCGAAATAGCCAAAAAGGATAAAAATGTGGTTGCTATCACTGCAGCAATGCCAGATGGCACTGGTTTAACAAAATTTGCAAATGAATTCCCAGATAGATTTTTCGATGTTGGCATTGCAGAGCAATTTGCAGCTACCTTTGCAGCGGGCTTGTCTACTCAGGGTTTGAAACCAGTTGTAGCAATTTATTCTACTTTTCTACAAAGAGCCTATGATCAGCTAATCCACGACGTGGCACTTCAAAACCTACCGATAACATTTGTTTTAGACAGGGCTGGGCTGTGTGGCCCTGACGGACCCACCCATCATGGAGCATTTGATTTATCGTTTTTATTGCCAATACCAAACTTACACATACTTGTGCCATCTGATGAAATTGATTTACAAAATATGCTCAACTATTCGGTTAAGTTAAATGCACCTGCAGTCATCAGATATCCAAAGGGAGAGATTGTAGGCAAGAGGCAAAGTGCCCCATCGAATTTCGATGAGCCTGAATTTATAAATAGAGGAAACAAAATAGCAATTTTAGCAATTGGACCTATTGTATGGAAATGCATCAAAATAATTGAAGAAAACAATCTGACAAATGAAGTCAGCATAGTCGCTTTTAAGAAAATAAAACCATGGACTGAAAAAACATTTGAGACATTCGAAAAAATATTAAAATCACACACAAAAATATTCACCGTAGAAGAGAATTCAGCTATTGGAGGTTTTGGATCGTATTGCCTACTTATGGCCTCAAGATCGGGGCAAGCCGAAAAATTTTCAGATATTTTGGGATTTCCAGATTACTTTATGCCCCATGGAGATAATAACTCTATAATGAAACAAATAAAAATGAGCGATGATGACATTCTAAAAACTATTAATCGTCTCTTAGTCGATCGGACTTAA
- a CDS encoding NAD(+)/NADH kinase: MVDHIFLIKVNPKKQYNLDFLYRLSKKYTFFSIDKETHDITNFPIRGDGDAIITFGGDGTLLRLIHEINLDKNIPIFVLDLGRLGFLSTGSVDELEEFLIKFPDVYSEKISLLEIMTLDKIKYALNEIIFSRSDPLMVPWILKIDGTTFKVFSDGIIVSSSIGSTAYSYSAGGPIVEHFFDCMVVTPISSRDPRCKPMVIKRKAIEIEFDLKYKTLYYSVDGQCITPLKGVEKSIITPSAKSITLLFSKKTSFFKKLKEKMSWGT; this comes from the coding sequence ATGGTAGATCATATTTTTTTGATTAAAGTAAACCCAAAAAAGCAATATAACTTGGATTTTCTTTATCGTTTAAGTAAAAAGTATACATTTTTTTCTATTGATAAAGAAACGCATGATATTACAAATTTTCCAATTAGAGGGGACGGAGATGCAATAATAACTTTTGGCGGCGATGGAACGTTGCTAAGGTTGATCCATGAAATTAATTTAGATAAAAATATTCCAATATTCGTACTGGATCTTGGAAGGCTTGGGTTTTTGTCTACTGGTTCTGTAGACGAATTAGAAGAATTTTTAATAAAATTCCCTGATGTATATTCAGAAAAAATCAGCCTTCTTGAGATAATGACTTTGGATAAGATAAAATATGCGCTAAATGAAATAATATTTTCAAGATCAGACCCTTTGATGGTTCCCTGGATATTGAAAATCGACGGTACAACATTTAAAGTATTTTCTGATGGAATTATAGTTTCATCATCTATCGGCTCCACAGCATATTCATATTCTGCTGGAGGTCCAATAGTTGAACATTTTTTTGATTGTATGGTAGTCACTCCCATTTCTTCCAGAGATCCCCGCTGCAAACCAATGGTCATTAAAAGAAAAGCGATTGAAATAGAATTCGATCTTAAATACAAAACGCTTTATTACAGCGTAGACGGACAATGCATAACCCCATTGAAAGGCGTTGAAAAATCAATAATTACACCTTCTGCAAAGTCAATAACCCTTTTGTTCAGTAAAAAAACCTCTTTTTTTAAAAAACTTAAGGAAAAGATGTCGTGGGGAACATGA